The proteins below come from a single Cryptococcus gattii WM276 chromosome D, complete sequence genomic window:
- a CDS encoding calcium-transporting ATPase, putative (Similar to TIGR gene model, INSD accession AAW42853.1~Calcium-transporting ATPase 2 (Vacuolar Ca(2+)-ATPase)), producing the protein MSRDNPPPVIITTDSDSPPRHDRPSTPPPIGRPTPTLIIPGSPSSESSQPESSQGNDPFRLSPNARLYPPSSGHSPAPSYSSALTPPSPTLTSSSSVHFSDELPTPSSPNTKTSLTLRENQPDAQSGMETLQTVDEGESQRRHGRGWSIGTWSSAAPTTDGHSMKKPLIRTTTAETSEAGDDRDNANKKGKKGKKGKKDREEPPSAHLDPDKDKTDPTPFREKPSRLAMLVDPKSLDDLEKIGGIDGLLEGLGVDGAKGLAVGTDEGNVETGAPRSSADMPGGNGPQWRASMDQRRKIYGHNDLPHRKSKSLLTLMWLAFKDKVLILLSIAAVVSLALGLYQDLGTPPKIIYNDECPDGCEEAQVDWVEGVAIVVAIVIVVLVGSINDWQKERQFKKLNEKREDRTVKVIRGGNEMVINVKDVVVGDVCMLEPGEIIPVDGIFLRGHNVRCDESGATGESDAIKKFSYDECIKERDNLQSGQRPKKDCFLISGAKVLEGVGEYVVIAVGPTSFHGRIMMAMRGDADETPLQIKLNHLAELIAKLGGASGLLLFCALMIRFFVQLKTDPDRSADDKAQSFIQILIIAVTLVVVAVPEGLPLAVTLALAFATKRMTKQNLLVRVLGSCETMANATVVCTDKTGTLTQNEMTVVAGSLGVHGKFVKNLSENASRSNASEGEGDSVRDDFSFDMGQMNDYASSSLQTLFNEAICINSTAFEDKNEDGKVNFVGSKTETALLRFAKDMEWPNYKHIRESAEIVQMIPFSSELKAMGVVVRKGDTYRLYLKGASEVLSKNCIKHIVVDQDGKNDDGIETAEFDDDTMDNVSKTIVFYANQSLRTIALCYRDFKSWPPAGTEKNEADEVPYETIAKDMTLIAITGIEDPLRPGVKEAVEKCQMAGVAVKMCTGDNVLTARSIGSQCGIFTSGGVVMEGPVFRKLSDSERLEVVPRLQILARSSPEDKRLLVKTLKSMGEVVGVTGDGTNDGPALKLANVGFAMGIAGTEVAKEASDIILMDDSFQNIVLAIMWGRCVNDSVKKFLQFQISVNITAVFITFISAVASSNEESVLSAVQLLWVNLIMDTFAALALATDPATESSLERKPDKKNAPLITVEMFKMIMVQAIYQIIVCLVLHFAGLKILGLENNDQNNTELGALVFNCFVFCQILVGGQIMIIEVGGAAFQVTRLYGRDWGITLVIGALSLPIGALVRLAPTEPFARLLIKLHIYADPNKLPEHSPEAEEQQYSYNPALNKVKDNLSTYAHIRGGRLRASSMVAKSRSAQLRDADIQLPSLLTMVPTVIAGTVGAGAHWVTVRAPPEESAVEADR; encoded by the exons ATGTCCCGCGACAACCCCCCGCCGGTCATCATCACCACAGATTCAGACTCCCCTCCGCGCCACGACCGCCCTTCTACCCCGCCTCCCATAGGGCGGCCCACCCCGACCCTTATCATTCCCGGCAGTCCATCTTCCGAGTCGTCCCAGCCGGAATCCTCCCAAGGCAATGACCCCTTCCGTCTTTCGCCCAACGCCAGGCTCTATCCTCCAAGCAGCGGTCATTCTCCGGCTCCGTCGTATTCTTCCGCTCTCACCCCGCCCTCCCCGACTTTGACTAGCTCATCGTCCGTCCATTTTTCCGATGAGCTGCCTactccctcttctcccaaCACGAAGACTTCGCTTACCTTGAGAGAAAATCAGCCGGACGCTCAGTCTGGTATGGAAACTCTTCAGACGGTAGATGAAGGTGAATCCCAAAGAAGACATGGGCGTGGATGGTCAATTGGGACTTGGTCTAGTGCTGCGCCCACGACAGACGGCCACTCCATGAAGAAGCCTTTGATACGAACAACAACTGCTGAAACCAGCGAGGCAGGCGACGATAGAGATAATGCCAAcaaaaaggggaaaaagggcaagaaagggaagaaagatAGAGAAGAGCCTCCTTCAGCACATCTGGACCCCGATAAAGATAAAACAGATCCGACACCCTTCCGTGAAAAGCCTTCTCGCTTAGCCATGCTTGTTGACCCCAAGTCTTTAGACGATTTAGAAAAGATAGGCGGTATTGACGGTCTGTTGGAAGGACTAGGAGTCGATGGAGCAAAAGGATTGGCAGTGGGGACAGACGAGGGGAATGTAGAGACCGGTGCTCCCCGGAGTTCGGCTGACATGCCTGGTGGGAACGGCCCGCAATGGAGAGCTAGTATGGACCAGAGGCGTAAAATCTACGGGCATAACGATCTTCCTCATAGAAAAAGTAAAAGTTTACTGACTCTTATGTGGCTTGCTTTTAAAGACAAAGTTTTG ATTCTCTTATCGATTGCTGCCGTCGTCTCTTTAGCCCTAGGTCTTTATCAAGATCTCGGTACTCCGCCCAAAATCATTTATAACGACGAATGTCCTGATGGCTGCGAAGAAGCTCAAGTTGATTGGGTAGAAGGTGTCGCTATCGTCGTGGCGATTGTCATTGTCGTCCTTGTCGGATCCATCAATGACTGGCAGAAAGAACGTCAGTTCAAGAAGCTGAATGAAAAACGGGAGGATCGTACGGTCAAGGTCATTAGAGGAGGCAATGAGATGGTCATTAATGTCAAAGACGTTGTTGTCGGAGACGTTTGTATGCTGGAGCCTGGGGAAATAATCCCGGTTGATGGCATCTTCCTTCGAGGACATAATGTCAGGTGTGACGAGTCTGGCGCTACCGGTGAATCAGATGCGATAAAAAAATTCTCCTACGATGAATGTATCAAGGAAAGAGATAACCTTCAGTCCGGTCAAAGACCGAAAAAAGACTGCTTCCTCATCTCCGGTGCCAAAGTCCTTGAAGGAGTGGGAGAATACGTTGTCATCGCCGTTGGTCCAACGAGTTTTCACGGTCGTATCATGATGG CCATGCGAGGTGACGCTGACGAGACTCCGCTTCAAATAAAACTTAATCATCTTGCCGAACTCATCGCCAAACTTGGTGGCGCGTCGGgtctccttcttttttgtGCCTTGATGATTCGATTCTTCGTCCAACTTAAGACCGACCCCGATAGATCAGCCGATGATAAAGCACAGTCTTTCATCCAGATTTTGATCATTGCGGTCACACTGGTTGTCGTCGCTGTACCTGAAGGTTTGCCTCTAGCTGTGACGTTAGCATTAGCGTTTGCAACCAAGCGAATGACAAAGCAGAACCTTTTGGTTAGAGTACTCGGATCGTGCGAGACTATGGCCAATGCTACCGTGGTCTGCACTGATAAAACCG GGACTCTTACACAAAACGAGATGACAGTCGTCGCTGGCTCTCTTGGTGTCCATGGGAAATTTGTCAAAAACTTATCCGAAAATGCCTCTCGTTCCAATGCCAGTGAAGGAGAAGGCGACAGCGTCCGTGATGATTTCTCCTTTGACATGGGTCAAATGAACGACTAtgcttcatcatccctTCAAACATTGTTCAATGAAGCGATCTGCATCAATTCCACCGCGTTTGAGGACAAAAATGAGGATGGGAAGGTGAACTTTGTCGGCAGCAAAACCGAGACTGCATTGCTGCGCTTCGCCAAAGACATGGAATGGCCCAATTATAAGCATATCAGAGAATCTGCTGAAATCGTCCAAATGATACCATTCAGTTCTGAGCTCAAAGCTATGGGCGTTGTTGTCAGAAAAGGTGACACATATCGACTATACCTGAAAGGAGCCAGTGAGGTCTTGAGTAAGAACTGTATCAAGCACATCGTGGTAGATCAAGATGGCAAGAATGACGATGGTATCGAGACCGCTGAATTCGACGATGACACCATGGACAACGTTTCCAAGACCATCGTCTTTTACGCCAATCAATCTCTTCGTACAATTGCCCTTTGTTACCGCGATTTCAAATCCTGGCCGCCCGCAGGCACTGAGAAGAACGAGGCAGATGAGGTACCGTACGAGACGATTGCGAAGGATATGACTCTCATTGCCATAACTGGTATTGAAGATCCGCTTCGACCGGGTGTGAAGGAGGCAGTAGAGAAATGCCAAATGGCAGGCGTGGCTGTGAAAATGTGCACTGGCGACAATGTTTTAACGGCGCGATCCATTGGTTCACAATGTGGTATATTCACCTCCGGAGGCGTGGTCATGGAAGGCCCGGTCTTCAGAAAG CTGTCGGATTCAGAACGTTTGGAAGTTGTTCCTCGTCTCCAAATTCTAGCTCGGTCATCTCCTGAAGACAAACGGCTTCTAGTTAAGACATTAAAAAGCATGGGCGAAGTCGTCGGTGTAACTGGTGATGGTACTAACGATGGTCCTGCGCTGAAGCTTGCGAATGTCGGGTTTGCGATGGGTATTGC CGGGACTGAGGTTGCCAAGGAAGCATCTGACATCATCCTCATGGATGATTCGTTCCAGAATATAGTTCTAGCCATTATGTGGGGTAGATGTGTTAATGACTCAGTCAAGAAGTTCCTGCAATTCCAAATTTCTGTGAATATCACGGCGGTCTTCATTACATTTATCTCTGCCGTCGCATCGTCCAACGAAGAGTCTGTCTTATCTGCTGTTCAACTTCTTTGGGTCAACCTAATCATGGATACCTTTGCCGCCCTGGCTCTTGCCACCGATCCTGCGACTGAGTCGTCCCTTGAGCGCAAACCGGACAAGAAGAATGCTCCTCTCATAACCGTGGAGATGTTCAAAATGATCATGGTTCAAGCTATCTATCAGATCATTGTATGCCTGGTGTTGCACTTCGCTGGTCTGAAAATTCTGGGTCTGGAGAACAATGACCAAAACAACACAGAACTTGGAGCATTAGTTTTCAACTGCTTTGTCTTTTGTCAAATTT TGGTCGGTGGCCAAATAATGATCATTGAAGTCGGTGGGGCCGCGTTTCAGGTCACTCGGCTTTATGGTCGTGATTGGGGAATCACCCTTGTCATCGGTGCACTCTCTCTTCCAATTGGCGCCCTCGTTCGTTTGGCCCCCACAGAGCCATTTGCCCGACTTCTTATCAAACTGCACATATATGCGGACCCGAACAAGCTTCCGGAGCATTCTCCTGAGGCGGAGGAACAGCAGTACTCTTATAATCCAGCTCTGAACAAGGTGAAAGATAATCTTTCGACCTACGCCCACATTCGAGGTGGTAGGCTGCGGGCCAGTTCAATGGTGGCAAAAAGTAGAAGCGCTCAGCTGCGTGATGCAGATATTCAACT CCCGTCACTCCTCACTATGGTGCCTACAGTGATTGCGGGTACAGTGGGCGCAGGTGCGCATTGGGTAACTGTTAGGGCTCCACCAGAAGAATCCGCGGTGGAGGCAGACAGATAG
- a CDS encoding bud site selection-related protein, putative (Similar to TIGR gene model, INSD accession AAW43361.1), whose translation MGTVALGGSFSGLDWWSTDSPFTSSATNNPTFSSDGDTLVHRTPDGRFRALVTTNQGGIINALCWSKDGSANNGTLYIGGVFESLSGISARNVASITLADGSVTALSGGLSGEVNTLFCDDDSSQVWVGGLFDAPIGSGGNVALWSTSSNTWVVPGFGGLNGRVQSITPSIDNSSIYFGGDFTTIFVQNSSVLSNSTSNTNGTFGNVTSNSSVSDNVTTVGDSGYLTPLTVSASASSSAAYSIQAGPSSTQPEYSDTNVLLCPGSGVWLAQDNTVSNVNLVGQSYLSATGIRVVNGLVEGRGTTYFCHCPLYTNSSISAQDFIFTEGTQNFTGFEMQLKEWVGGGAAISSVALLSDGAYLSAVSDSGSSCSNGTKNGFIQTVGSWDTTNIATDSSTESYLSSSVSVGDSQRPQVTFYPHVSSAGNYDVYIFIPGCLNAGDCDSRTSVDVEVFPFSVGATTDSFTPTISLALSSDPYKPARGHKYTVVADRVQLTFTGVNASVSSTPLLNNGTVPDGYMGPNGTIVSNSSLTTNSSYNVAFGVFEWSRTLGLNANAANNALSNVTETALTRLGFALDAALNASGSSAASWAVNTIIPMGSTVFIGGDFSSTNNYTNVLSIDTSSGQTSALASQGLGGVVNTAVVIGGYVFFGGDFTSTASSGSVTLNYLARYDPATKAWAAVGGGVDGYVTDLMASPSSTELFVMGNFSHVRNNDGSFNETGGFGVWDIKSEKWTSTGVVFGNISAGEVISSSPSNVYLTGRVSGYADNAANGLAMLSTGQDGLAQISSLAGASFSNTGSASSSTASRRRSLDVKSSYSRSWLSRFTGGLVERALPGLTTRATAPLIATPSFPAPAVLAVTYWTNTSASDNPSMMILGGNFTSSSAEIRGMAFYSASQETIDGPEPPVSGVIRAMEVIGDRLYLGGEGINVEGIGSGLLVYNLLNGTWMEGGMASLNAASDSNVTINQIRTRPTTDTVIVAGSFSSAGSLSCTAICLWDPINAQWSTLGAGLLSGEVRSIDFAGNAYGTLIAAGSFVLSDGTVAYVASYDFGSSSWTALGSLSGPALAVAVDDKNTTNVFAAGYSTSDGSPYLEQWNGNAWTVQNETLQSGSLVQQLAFVPMSSEHTAMGSIEKDRMLMVSGNLYLDQMGNATSALYDGANWYPYLVGTSAAGGIGAGSSLFWSDSEFSFKVQHYLARGLVVLVAIAIATGIVLIFILLALLIAYFNRRRDSEPAQGRQDIYGKEGSDVSSTHQNVFANVQAALEASLAGGAGTVMGVGASRNSASVHARLSDPSFYASGAYPMASDDEYDEEEEEGDGRETTMRYDFEGPELQEGEMSMKAGQPLIILDDQQSHEWWYARDPATGREGMVPASYGE comes from the exons ATGGGAACAGTCGCGCTTGGAGGATCATTTTCTGGTCTCGATTGGTGGTCTACAGATTCTCCCTTCACTTCGTCTGCTACTAACAATCCTACTTTCTCGTCAGACGGCGACACACTGGTCCATCGCACACCTGATGGCCGATTCCGCGCGTTGGTGACCACCAACCAGGGCGGAATCATCAACGCGCTTTGTTGGTCTAAAGATGGGTCCGCCAATAATGGAACTCTATATATTGGTGGAGTCTTTGAATCTCTTTCTGGCATTTCCGCGAGAAATGTCGCGTCAATAACCCTCGCGGATGGTTCTGTTACCGCTTTGAGCGGTGGCTTATCGGGCGAGGTTAACACTCTGTTTTGTGACGACGACAGTTCCCAGGTTTGGGTCGGAGGGCTCTTCGACGCGCCCATTGGTTCAGGCGGGAACGTCGCCCTTTGGTCCACTTCATCAAACACTTGGGTGGTCCCCGGGTTTGGTGGGCTTAATGGACGGGTGCAGAGCATAACTCCGTCCATCGATAATTCAAGTATCTACTTTGGAGGAGATTTTACCACAATTTTCGTTCAAAACTCGTCAGTTCTGTCCAATTCGACATCAAATACCAATGGCACATTTGGAAATGTCACTTCCAACTCGTCTGTCTCAGATAATGTGACAACCGTTGGCGACTCGGGCTACCTAACGCCCTTGACCGTCTCTGCATCAGCCTCATCTTCTGCCGCCTATTCCATACAAGCAGGCCCAAGCTCAACCCAACCCGAATACTCCGATACCAATGTACTACTTTGCCCGGGTAGTGGTGTCTGGTTGGCGCAAGACAATACAGTTTCCAATGTAAATTTGGTTGGCCAGAGCTATCTTTCAGCGACTGGTATCAGGGTTGTTAACGGCTTAGTAGAGGGGAGAGGAACTACATATTTCTG CCATTGTCCTCTTTACACCAACTCCTCTATATCTGCACAAGATTTCATTTTCACCGAGGGCACCCAGAACTTCACAGGGTTTGAGATGCAGCTTAAAGAGTGGGTAGGAGGCGGAGCAGCGATAAGCAGTGTGGCCTTACTGTCTGATG GTGCCTACCTCTCTGCAGTGTCCGACAGTGGATCCTCTTGCAGCAACGGGACCAAGAATGGCTTTATTCAGACTGTCGGTAGCTGGGATACTACAAATATCGCCACCGACTCGTCTACAGAATCCTATCTCTCCTCATCTGTATCAGTCGGTGACTCTCAACGTCCTCAAGTCACGTTTTACCCACATGTTTCCTCCGCTGGAAACTATGACGTTTACATCTTCATTCCCGGATGCCTCAACGCTGGTGACTGTGACTCTCGGACCAGTGTTGATGTTGAAGTTTTCCCATTCTCTG TTGGGGCCACGACTGACAGTTTTACGCCGACTATCAGTCTTGCGCTTTCTTCAGACCCTTACAAACCAGCTCGGGGACATAAATACACTGTGGTGGCTGATCGAGTCCAATTGACATTTACCGGCGTTAATGCCTCTGTCAGCTCGACCCCTCTTCTCAACAACGGTACGGTGCCGGACGGCTATATGGGTCCCAACGGTACGATTGTTAGTAATTCCTCCCTAACGACCAACTCCTCTTATAACGTGGCCTTTGGCGTCTTCGAATGGTCTCGAACTTTGGGGCTGAATGCCAATGCTGCAAACAATGCACTTAGCAACGTTACTGAGACCGCTCTTACTCGTCTCGGCTTCGCTCTGGATGCAGCTCTCAATGCGTCTGGGTCTTCTGCCGCCTCATGGGCCGTCAACACCATCATCCCCATGGGCAGCACTGTCTTTATCGGTGGTGATTTCTCCTCAACCAACAACTACACAAACGTTCTATCTATCGACACCTCATCAGGCCAGACTTCCGCTTTGGCTTCACAGGGCCTTGGAGGGGTTGTCAACACAGCCGTAGTCATTGGTGGATATGTGTTTTTCGGCGGAGATTTTACATCCACGGCCTCATCAGGCAGCGTCACTCTCAATTATCTGGCTAGGTATGATCCTGCAACAAAAGCGTGGGCTGCTGTTGGCGGTGGAGTAGATGGCTACGTCACGGATCTAATGGCGTCGCCATCGTCGACCGAATTGTTCGTGATGGGCAACTTCTCTCACGTTAGAAATAACGATGGCTCGTTCAATGAAACGGGAGGCTTTGGGGTTTGGGACATAAAATCTGAGAAATGGACAAGTACTGGTGTCGTCTTTGGCAATATCTCAGCAGGAGAAGtgatctcttcttctccttccaaCGTTTATTTGACTGGTAGAGTAAGTGGATACGCCGATAACGCTGCCAATGGTCTCGCCATGTTATCTACCGGCCAAGACGGCTTAGCTCAGATATCATCCCTCGCCGGTGCAAGCTTCAGCAACACGGGATCTGCATCTAGTTCGACTGCCTCCCGCCGTCGATCACTAGATGTCAAATCGTCATACTCCCGTTCATGGTTATCTCGTTTTACCGGCGGCCTTGTTGAACGAGCTCTACCTGGGTTGACCACTCGCGCAACGGCTCCTCTTATCGCCactccttcttttcctgCTCCTGCAGTCCTGGCTGTCACTTATTGGACTAATACATCTGCTTCAGACAATCCCTCAATGATGATCCTCGGTGGTAACTTTACATCTTCAAGTGCCGAGATTAGAGGTATGGCGTTTTATTCTGCCTCTCAAGAGACTATAGATGGACCAGAACCTCCAGTATCCGGTGTAATCAGGGCAATGGAGGTGATTGGGGACCGTCTGTATCTTGGTGGAGAAGGGATCAATGTGGAAGGTATTGGGAGCGGGCTGTTGGTGTATAATCTCCTGAATGGGACGTGGATGGAAGGTGGTATGGCTTCATTGAATG CCGCATCTGATTCCAATGTAACTATCAATCAGATTCGGACCCGTCCAACCACCGATACAGTTATCGTGGCTGGTAGTTTCTCTTCTGCAGGCTCCCTCTCTTGTACAGCAATTTGTCTATGGGATCCCATTAATGCTCAGTGGTCGACACTGGGTGCAGGACTATTGTCTGGAGAGGTCAGAAGTATTGATTTTGCAGGG AACGCGTATGGCACACTCATCGCCGCTGGCTCTTTTGTCCTCTCCGACGGCACTGTTGCCTATGTTGCATCCTACGACTTTGGCAGCTCTTCTTGGACTGCCCTTGGTTCCCTTTCTGGCCCTGCCcttgctgttgctgttgaCGACAAGAATACCACCAACGTCTTCGCTGCGGGCTACTCAACATCCGACGGCTCTCCATATCTAGAGCAATGGAATGGAAACGCTTGGACAGTACAGAATGAGACGCTCCAGTCTGGTAGTCTTGTCCAACAGCTTGCTTTTGTCCCTATGTCGTCTGAGCACACGGCGATGGGTAGTATCGAAAAGGATAGAATGTTGATGGTATCTGGGAATCTGTATCTTGATCAAATGGGCAACGCCACAAGTGCCCTCTACGACGGCGCGAACTGGTATCCTTACCTCGTGGGGACATCCGCTGCTGGAGGTATTGGCGCCGGTTCTAGTCTGTTCTGGTCAGATTCTGAATTCTCCTTCAAAGTTCAACATTATCTAGCCCGAGGTCTGGTGGTGCTAGTGGCGATTGCGATCGCAACCGGGATTGTTCTCATATTCATCCTTCTTGCGCTTCTCATAGCCTATTTCAACCGCCGACGGGACTCTGAACCTGCTCAAGGCAGGCAAGATATTTatgggaaggaagggagTGATGTTTCTTCAACACATCAGAATGTCTTTGCAAATGTGCAGGCAGCTCTAGAAGCATCACTCGCCGGGGGGGCTGGGACCGTCATGGGAGTCGGAGCGTCTCGGAACTCTGCTTCTGTTCATGCTAGGCTTTCGGACCCAAGTTTCTACGCTTCTGGTGCCTATCCTATGGCCTCAGATGACGAATAcgacgaggaagaagaagagggggatggaagagaaaCAACTATGCGATACGACTTTGAAGGACCGGAATTacaagaaggagagatgaGCATGAAGGCTGGCCAACCGCTAATCATCTTGGATGATCAGCAGAGCCATGAATGGTGGTATGCTAGAGACCCTGCTACTGGCAGGGAAGGCATGGTGCCAGCGTCTTATGGTGAGTAG
- a CDS encoding spore wall assembly -related protein, putative (Similar to TIGR gene model, INSD accession AAW43253.1), translating to MDPTHSVAFETGKTKANHNSPVDPNTVLSRVGEEAQGTSSGAAADAMVEEPKSQKPLSRQGNVLYKDRMLVRVGYHNEENIVSFDEAAQRRNPCSKLDPFEEYIVVWRKGFVEFYQEWRMPFRERMTGSKRMCFAIPLMPHRSSLSIFNPDDLTLCLTTSVEKLQLEVEAVLKSPKTSRISAVRNRVAQSSQVQWLRGHKKGTQIFIVKLAERSRTLDWYWELWRDLGGQLPERIDISIPLMSTAIRMGISEDEETGQADSGQLLRHFCPDMVVKTCWEMLRKKKAIDDIVQQAKRQGIKDEGDLRLVWKANDGLLDWVAYPDTVEGKERPWALLAGLARLQNNPSPRELQLRAARHQPKSVKLNDGTLLEEPPGIEGYLFRIHGPTNKSIIYLASHDGCLFMTNKKDSEPPLMPNQKGSTPSEFFSEIHKEFLEYEHRRMGSVIRKSVGCIDMRDIAMIQYPSPSGKDADGQRETFELKFTAGGSMKLEAHTSEIAREWVERLEALKSYWRYRHRVEARQRMDAMSAASGAMHDDGTDEFLGEIWNWCTIRGCRPICLSGRLYMKQGSHSKFRLKYMALTQGTFVSFKVTGKASFHVRKKNYPLFGAYTYSGLLAHEEIHEPHNRDAFFSQYRVYQDGLQSSDGPDDTTFCIRLAISGSHSSENASNPWHSSDNEDHTSIKLSKSPRSLLIFRARSKLERDRWVWAINAEVERQVRAHLDQQNRFRAYGKVIDQW from the exons ATGGACCCTACTCATTCTGTAGCCTTTGAGACAGGAAAAACGAAAGCAAATCATAATAGCCCAGTTGATCCGAATACAGTGTTATCAAGAGTGGGGGAAGAAGCACAGGGAACTAGTTCTGGTGCTGCGGCGGATGCCATGGTTGAAGAACCTAAATCTCAAAAACCTCTGTCACGCCAAGGGAATGTTTTGTACAAAG ACCGCATGCTTGTGCGAGTAGGTTATCACAACGAAGAGAATATTGTTTCATTTGACGAGGCGGCACAG AGGCGTAACCCTTGTTCAAAATTGGACCCTTTTGAGGAATATATTGTCGTTTGGCGAAAGGGTTTTGTTGAATTCTATCAAGAATGGCGTATGCCTTTTCGGGAACGAATGACTGGCTCCAAACGGATGTGCTTTGCCATCCCGCTCATGCCTCATCGATCTTCGCTCTCGATATTCAACCCAGATGACCTGACCTTGTGCCTTACTACTTCTGTTGAGAAGCTACAGCTGGAGGTTGAAGCGGTCCTCAAATCGCCGAAGACGTCGCGCATTTCAGCAGTCAGAAACAGAGTGGCACAATCCTCACAGGTGCAGTGGCTCCGGGGTCACAAGAAAGGCACTCAAATATTTATAGTCAAACTGGCAGAAAGATCTCGCACGTTGGATTGGTACTGGGAGCTATGGAGAGATCTTGGGGGTCAGCTTCCGGAACGAATTGACATTTCGATTCCCCTAATGTCGACCGCAATCCGCATGGGTATCTCTGAAGACGAAGAGACTGGTCAAGCAGATAGTGGACAATTACTCAGGCATTTTTGTCCTGATATGGTTGTCAAGACATGCTGGGAAATGCTGcggaaaaaaaaagcaaTCGATGACATTGTACAGCAGGCCAAGCGACAAGGGATCAAGGACGAGGGAGATCTTCGGCTGGTTTGGAAAGCAAATGACGGATTGTTGGACTGGGTAGCTTATCCAGATACGGTagagggaaaggaaaggcCTTGGGCGTTACTGGCAGGCCTCGCCCGATTACAA AACAACCCATCTCCCAGAGAGTTACAACTTCGGGCGGCCAGGCATCAGCCAAAATCTGTGAAGTTAAATGATGGCACCCTATTAGAGGAGCCACCTGGTATAGAAGGGTATCTTTTTCGAATACATGGACCTACTAACAAAAGCATTATTTACCTCGCATCCCATGACG GTTGTCTGTTCATGACGAACAAGAAAGACTCAGAGCCACCGTTAATGCCGAACCAGAAAGGTTCGACCCCTTCTGAATTCTTTTCGGAAATACACAAAGAATTCTTAGAATATGAGCACCGGCGTATGGGGTCTGTAATTCGGAAGTCTGTCGGCTGCATCGATATGAGAGATATCGCAATGATTCAATATCCTAGCCCATCAGGAAAAGATGCTGATGGACAGAGGGAAACATTTGAACTCAAATTTACTGCTGGAGGATCCATGAAGCTGGAAGCTCACACATCCGAGATAGCTCGGGAATGGGTTGAGCGCTTGGAGGCGTTGAAGTCTTATTGGAGATATCGACATCGAGTGGA GGCTCGGCAAAGAATGGACGCCATGTCAGCTGCCTCCGGGGCCATGCACGACGATGGAACGGATGAATTCCTAGGAGAGATATGGAACTGGTGCACTATTCGAGGCTGCAGACCTATCTGTCTTTCTGGAAGATTGTATATGAAACAGGGTTCTCACAGCAAATTCAG GCTCAAATACATGGCGTTAACCCAGGGAACATTCGTATCATTTAAAGTCACTGGCAAAGCCTCGTTCCATGTCAGAAAAAAGAACTATCCATTGTTCGGTGCCTAT ACGTATTCAGGATTGTTAGCCCACGAAGAAATCCACGAGCCTCATAATAGGGACGCCTTCTTTTCACAATATCGCGTTTATCAAGATGGTCTACAATCATCTGATGGACCGGACGACACCACATTCTGCATTCGCTTAGCCATATCCGGGTCCCATTCTAGCGAAAACGCCAGTAATCCCTGGCATTCTTCAGATAACGAAGATCACACTTCCATTAAGTTAAGCAAATCACCAAGGAGTCTATTGATCTTTCGTGCAAGATCGAAA CTGGAAAGAGATCGTTGGGTATGGGCAATCAATGCTGAAGTAGAGCGGCAAGTGAGGGCTCATCTTGACCAGCAGAATCGTTTCCGTGCATACGGAAAAGTGATTGACCAATGGTGA